The following is a genomic window from Caldicellulosiruptor danielii.
TTATTGAAAATCTGATTTATGACGCTGTTTATGAGCATCGTGAGAATTTGGAGAACAACTCTGAATGGAACAGGGTTAAAAGTGAGTTTGAAGCGCTCAGCAATGAGGTAAAAACACACCTGTGTGCAAACACATCTAGTGCTGAAGCTGAAAGAAAGATGGAAAAACTTTTTGGAGAGTTGCTGGACAGGCATGTATATCTTGTGAATCTTGCAGAGTTGAATGCCTACCGCAATGGTTTTCAGGATGGTGCAAGGCTGGTTTTAGTGCTCCTGAGTGGACAGATATTTGGGGAATAAAAACTACTGGGGAGATGATAGTGATGAAAGATTGCAGAACGAAAAGTTTTTGTATGGCACATATTGCAGCAATGAAAAGAAAGCAAGAATACTGGAAAACAAAGGCAAAAGAAAAGTTTTTAGCTGAGTATTTTTCAAGATGGAAAATACAAGAAAGGAGTTGAAAAATATGAACAATATTGACTTGTTGCTGGAGAAAATTAGGAAACGTTCGTTAGAGCCTATTCATGAGTATGGAGAGGTTCTCACAAATGGGCACTTTGCTATTTTGAAAGACTATGTACCGGACACTATTCGGGAAAAACTTGTTTCCAAGGTTGTACGCAAGAAGAAGGAAACATATGAAAATATCATGAACAAATTTTTTGAAGCAAGAAAGAATTTCAAAAATAGGAGCGTTATTAGATTTGCTCCTTCAGGGATTTTTAAAAGCAGTGAAGAAGGTGAAGAAATTGTTTGTATGTTTTATGGACTAAAATCTGCAAATGATTTAAAATTTGCGACCTATTTGAAAGTGTACTATGAGTTTGTGACTGCAATTCTGGGGTACCATCTGTACCACGATGTCCATGAAAACCATGCATACATTGTATGCATAGAACACAATGAAGTTGCAGGTTTGTTAATGCCTGTTGTTCCATCCTGTTATTTGGTAAATGACATATACTGAAGAATGAAGGAGATGATACGATTGGAAAAAGTTGTGAAGAAACAACTGCTTTATAAAACTGGTGTTGAGTACGGTGATTATGCTTTGAACCATGTCCTTGGCTGCGCTCACGGTTGCAGGTATCCCTGTTATGCTTTTCTGATGAACAAGCGTTTCAGGAACATCACATACGAAGATTGGGTAAAACCCAAACTTGTAGAAAACACAATTGAACTTCTTGAGCTTGAACTGCCAAAACTCAAAGGAAAAGCAAAGTACATTAACATGTGTTTTGCAACTGACCCGCTAATGTACAATCAGCCAGAAGTAATAAAGCTTTCTTGCGATGTGATTGCACTAATAAACTCTTTTGGTATTCCTGTAAAAGTTTTAACCAAGGGCGTGTACACACTTGATGTTGCAAAGGTGTCAAGTCATCCAGACAACAGTTTTGGGATAACATTGGTATCACTATCAGAGGAGTTCAGAAAAAGATTTGAACCGAACGCAGCACCTATTAATGAAAGGCTCAAAAGTCTTTTTGCGATGCACAAATGTGGGTTCAAAACGTGGGTTTCGATTGAACCATATCCCACACCGGACATCATTGAACAGGACATAGATGAACTCCTTCGCAGCATTAGTTTTGTAGACAGGATAGTATTTGGTCGCTGGAACTATGGAAAACTCAGCTATCCTGAACAGGAAAAATTTTATCGTGAAATGGCTTCGAAAGTGCTTGAGTTTGGAGAAAGAAAAGGGATAGAAATTGTAATTAAAAAAGAAGTTGGTTTTGCACTTGAAGACAGAAAAAATTAAGGCAGGGTTGCATTCCCTGCCTTTTTAGTGATGATTCAGTATCATCTGTGGGATGATTATAGCCGCAATTATGCCGGCAAAACCCATTAAAAGTGCCACTATTATACCAACAGTGTTCCAGCGGAATGTATTCTTGATGTCAGCTATTTCGTTTCTGATTCCAGCAAGTTCGTTTCTAATTGCAGCAATTTCATTTTTGATACTACTGAATTCTTTTGTATTCTCATTCTTAAAATCAGCCATTTCGTTTCGCAACTCTGCTCTGAGTTCATTAATTTTACCATTAAATTCTGTTTTGGTTTCATTAATTTTCGTATTGAGCTCTGTCCTTGTTTCGTTAATTTTTGCATTGAGTTCTGTTCTGGTTTCGTTGATTTCACGCCTTATATTCGCTGTTTCCTGCTTTAGTTCAAGTCTTAATATGTCGATCTTGTTGTCAAGCAACCTTGCAGTTATTGCTGATAATTTCCCGGATTTGCTGTTCTGGTTTGGCATTGTGTTTGCTTCCACCTTTTATACCCCCTTTGCTAACTTTGTTTTGCTAACTCCCAAAGCAAAGGGGGAGAATAACTCTAATCTGATTATACCACATTTTCTCCCCCTGTACCCAGAAAGTCAATACGAATATTCAGCAAACATTTCTGAAAAGTCCCAATCCGGTTGTGAAAGTGCTCTTTCCAGTAGTTGAATAGCTTCCTTGTTTGGTGTACGCTCAAACTGCTGGGAAAGAGTGTAGCAATCAGTATAACCGTCTGCTGTTTTGACAATACTAAAAAGCACTTTACAATTCTTCAGGTCCAAAGTCTTGCCCCAGTAGTTTTGCTCTACTTTTTCGATGATATTCTTTGCTGGGTATGGTTTGCCTTTGCCATATCCGTTTTTGTATGGATTTGTGCTGGATAGTTTGCTGTTGACTCTCCTCCATAATGTTGCCCAGCTGAGCTTTTGGACAGGATATTTAGTGTTGAAAAGTTCTTCTAAACTCTCTAAAAATGCTTTTTCTACTTCTTGTTCATACACATACATAGCGAACCCTCTCCCTTCCTGCAAACTTTGTTTTTGCGAACTTCCAAAGGGAGAGGGGCAGAAGAATTTTCTCCTGCCCTACTTTTTGAGCTTTTTAATAATGTCCTCTAGCATGGATGTATTTCGGATATTCCTCTTCCTTTCCCCATCAACAATAGACTCAATGATTCTCAACTTCTTCTCCAGTGTGTCAACAAGGTGTTCCTCGATTTCTGCCCCATCAGCGTAGAGATAGTATATGTTAACTTTGCTGTCCTGTGAGATTCTATGTATCCTGTCCTCTGCTTGAACGTGTGTCGCCGGTACCCAGTCATAATCGTTTATTATCATCGATTTGGCACGTGTTAGCGTGATTCCTACACCGGCTGCCTGCATGTTCCCTACGAAGACCTGCACATCTCCGTTTTGGAATGCCTCAACTGCTTCCTGACGTTTGTGTCCGGGTGTGCTGCCGTCTATGACTACGCAGTTGTTTTTGAATTTTCCCACTAACGCTTCAATAACGCTTTTGTAGTTTGTGAATATGACAATTGCGCCTTCCTCTTCTATAATGTTTTCAGCGAATTCTATTGTGTGCGGTATCTTCTGGTCAGCAAGAAGTTTTTTCATAGCATTGAGCATAACTAATTCTTCTGCGTATGTTGCGTTGCTGTGCGATAAATATTCTCTTAGCTTTTGCTGATACTCTCTCAAGTCAACTTCAACTGGCATGAAGTGCCTTATCTTTGGTGGCAGGTCTATTACTTGTTCTTTGGTTCTACGGAGCATGTATGGTTTTACAAAGTTGTGTAGTTCTTTGATGTTGCTTGCACCACTAAAATCCCAAACGTACCTTGACCCTATTTTGATTTGTTTGCCGTTGCAGTATCTTTTGCCATATTCAAAAAATTTCACTTTCCCAAGCGGGTGCTCTATCGCCTTTAGCAAATTATACAAGTCCTTAGGTCTTGATGTTATTGGCGTACCGGTAAGCAAAAATACATATGGCGCATTCTTTGCAATTTCTAATGCAAGTTCAGCTCTTTTGGAATCGGGTTTTCCGGAATTGCTAACAGCTTTTATATAGTGTGCCTCGTCAAGTATGAGTACTGCTGGTTTGGTTGTTGTTATCATGTACTTGTACTTTTCCAATATGTCATAGTTGACGATGTACCATTCTGCATTTTCTACTGACTTTTTTGTTTCAAGAATGCTAATTTGTGGAGGTTCGTTGAATGCGGTTCTTATTTCCTTTGCCCAGTTGAGTTTGAGGCTTGCAGGACACACTATTAGTTTTGGACCTGGTACATGTGCAGCTGCTATGATTGCTGTGAGTGTCTTGCCACAGCCCATTTCATCTGCAAGAATGCACTTTCTGTTAAACAGCAGAAATTTTGCTCCGTCTATCTGGTGCTGGTATGGTTTTGCCTTGAATAATTTCAGATTAAGTTCGATTCCCAAATACCTATCGTCGCTAACCTCAGGCAGTTCCAATTCTGTCAAACCGACTTTCTGGAACTTCTCCAGTAGCATGTCCCTTTCAAATAAGGGTACTAACCATGTCTTTTCAGCCGGATTGTATTCCCGAAACGGCAAACTTTTTATGCATTGCAAAACTGTCTCGTCAAACTTTGTCATTCGAAGATGAAAGTAAGAAGCATTAATTTTGACTTCTAACATAACAAACTACCCCCTTGCAAACTTTAGTTTGCAAACATCCAAAAAACCGTACGTGCAGGGTTTAGAACCCTGCACTGAGAGTTTTTTGAATCTCTTCAATAACTTCTTTAACATCTTCCCCTGTGTCCAGTTCTAATATCGCTTTCCTTTTTAAATACCTTGCAAAAAGCCAGGCTGGACATCTTTCTTCATCGCTGAGAGCACTCAATACTTTACAACTTCTTTCGTTCTGTCCATAAGGACATATATCCAGACAAAATGCTTTAATCTTATTCATTGCAAACTTACCCCCTTGCAAACTTTTTGTGCAAACTCCCATGGCAAGGCTGGGAAGTCCTGTCCTAAAACTCCCAGTCCTCGCCTCTTAAGGTTTGGATAATTTTCAATACAAGCAATGGAACCATCCACAACACAAAGACAACTACTAAAGGATGTTCTAATAGTTGACGAAGCATTCTAACCATCTCCTTGCAAACTATATTTGGCAAACTGCTAAGACAGGTAGGGGTGGTTCCCCTACCCACATTATCACAGGTCAAACTGGTCGTGCCTGAGAATGTGCTCCAAATGTTCTGTCGCACTTTCCTGCAGGTCTTTCTGATAACTTTCTTCCTGCAACCTTTGCAACAGTATTTCAAGAGCACATTCCAGACAGTCTGCATCCTGTAACTCCGGATAATCATTCTCCAGTTGTTCGATGATATACCATCCAAGGCAATATGCAAGATCGTCGAGAACAACAGACATTATGAATTTGTATAGCGGTACTTCTGCGTCTGCTACGAAAAAGTTATCATAGCCTGTTCTGTCAATAAAACCTTCAAAGTATATGATGATGTCACTTCTAAACTGGTCAAAAAGTTCCTTCAAATTCTCATCATCAAGTCCTGTACCGTATTGCAATACTTTTAAGATAGCTTTTAGAATGCCTTCATCATTAGCGTTATTGTCCCAATAAATTGGCTTTTGTAATAACACATACTTGATAAATCTGTTCTCCGGATATTCGTTCCTGACAAACTCCTCAACTAATCTTTTAATCATAGCAAACAAACCTCCTTACTAACTTTGGTTTGGCAAAACTACCAAACTTTCAGGATTTGTATGACCTATAATAAAAGCCCCGTGCTGTTTTAACATAGCAATCGTCCAAACAGCACAGGGCAAACTTTACTTCGCAAACTCCTCATAGTACCAGCCACCAAAAATCTATTAGTTTTTTGCTATCAGGAATATATACTTCGCGTTCACTTGATTTGCACAGACTTATTATTTGCCTCTCCAGTGTCCTTTCTTTCCTGTGAGTTATCTGTTTTGCTGTTGTTTTCCTCTTCGAGTAATAATATATTTTTGTTCTCTCTGAATTCCATACGCCATATTTCCACCAGGGCAAAAACCTCTTAATGCGGTGTGGCTTGTTGGATAACTTCTGGTACCTTTGTTTTGCTCTTTTAAGTTTTCTCTGCATGTGTTCTTCCCATGTTATTTCTTTCACCATTTGCAAATCACTCCTTTAGCAAACTTCCAAGCTACTGGCAGAGCTTATGACCCTGCCAGTAGGCTTTTCTGGTACTTTTCTATTATCTCCTTTGCTTTTCTTCTTGTTTCCTGTGTGCGTTCGATAATGCTCAATACTTTGTTCTGTACAGTCGTTGTGTTTTCAGTGTAGTATATTACAGCAGAATCGTCTTCTATCTCTGCTACTACAATGTATTTAGCCTTCTGTAGTTTTTGTGGGTACTTCTCGAATACTTTCCAAACCTGCAGTTCAAAAAATTCAAAACCGTCTATTTCCTCTACTGAACCGTCTTCGTACACAAGGTAGCTTTTCTGACAGCGTCCCCACGGCTCATAAAAGTCTGCCCAGTAGGCAATATCGTAGATGATGTCTGCATAGAAAAACTGTATCTTGTCTATTGCTTCCTCTTTTTCAAAGTGCTCTAAAAACTTTTGTATCTCCTGTCTTGCTTTTTCCTCTGGTACAGGTGTCTTATAAATAAGTCCATCCATACTTAATCCCCCCTGCAAACTTTATTTGGCTAACTTCCAAGTCTGCTGGCAGAAGTTATAACCCTGCCAGCAGACTTTTTTAGTTTGTTTCTGCTGTGAGATTATAGCCCTTTTTTCTAAGCCAAGCTAAGACCTGTTCACGTTTTATTACGCCGCCTTCATATGGCATAGTCTCAATAAATTCATGCTTGAATTCTTGATAAAGCCCGTTCTTTTCTGCCTTTTCACGTCCGATGTACATTGCTAAAGCGTTAAGTGCTAAATCGGCAGGACCGGAGCCTGCATAACCCCATTCAAAACCAGTAGGACTGTGCTTTACATACCTGTGTGGAATATTAACTTCTGGTCCGTGTTCGGTTCGCCGGCAGATGATGTCACCATTGAATGGGATAAATGGTTCTTGTTCGTTTTTCTGCACCTTAGCATAATCTAATAACCCCATTTTGGCAGCACAGACTTTGCCATATCCGATTTCAATGTAAACAGGATTTTTCAAGGGTCTGCCACAACGCTTACACTTGCTTGACATCGTGTTTCCCCTCCCTGGCAAACTATTTTTGGCAAACCGCCAAGGGGAGGTAGGGAGTATCCCTACCTATTATTAAAGGTCAAACTGGTCGTATCCTGAAATGTGTTCAAGATACTCTGTCGCACTTTCCTGCAATTCTTTTTGATAGTTATCTTTCTGCAACTGTTGTAGCAACATTTCAAGCCCGCACAACAGACAGTCTGTATCCTTTAATTCCGGATAATCATTCTCTAGTTGTTCGATGATATACCGTCCAAGGCAATTTACGACATCGTTCAACACTATTTGCATGATGAATTCGTATAATGGTGTTTCAGCATCCTCAAATTCAAGTTTAAAAAGGAAATCTCTAAATTCTTCGTCCAGAAGACGCTCAAGGTAAGTCATAATATCACTTCTGTGTTGGTTGAAAAGTTCTTTCATCTTTTTGTTATCAAAATCGATACCACCTTCCAGAGTATTATAAATGCCACGAATGATTTTCGTATCTGTGTTGCTTTGCCAGTATACTGGTTCATCAATTAACACTTTTCTAATAAATTTGTTGCTTTCCCAATTTTCTCTTACAAAATCTTTTACTAAGTTGTAGATATAACTCATTTTAATTACCTCCCTGCAAACTTTATATTTGGCAAACTACCACCAACAGGGAGGTTCCCCCTGCCATATCATTAAACCCAACCAGTAATCTTGCCCCTTTCGGGTACAAGCCTTGGAAGGTGACCAGTCCGTTCTTCTTGTTTCGGTGCCTTAGGACCACGGACCGCACAATCCATAGCACCTTGTATCTGAACATGCAACCCTTATAAAGGATTGCATGTTATACTCTGGAAAAAGATGTTCAAGGGAAAAACAAAAAGCCCTGAAAGGTGAATTTGAACCCACCTATCAGGGCTAACTGTCTTTTGGCAAACTGTCTTTGTATTTGTTTCTAATTTTATTATACCACTTTTTTGTGTTTCTGCAACTACTTTTGTTTGTCATTTTTCTAAAACCTGTCGCAAAAATTCAATTATCTTTTCTACTGGCTGACGATAAGGTTTTATAAGCGGGTTTGTGTAGTCAATCTCCAGTAGCCCCTCAACCTTGACAGGTTCGAATGGTATGCCCCTTATATAGCACACATACAACAATGTTGAATTGACCCCTACAACAAGGTCGCAGTAGTTGATGAAGTCATACACATAACTGTTTTTCGCTTCTGAGAACACCTTAACAGGATACTTTGAAAGCCAAGATGCGTCTTCTCTTGGATGTGGTTTGACAATGATGTTTGTATTGCTATCTGCTCTGCTTAAGATGTACTTCGCAAATATCTCTTCCTGTGTTATCTTATAGCCATCTTCTTTGAAACATTGCGATACAAAAAGCACGTTCTTTTTGCCCTTCTCAATGTATTTCTCAAATTCCTTTCTGAACACAGGAGTGTATGTTAGCATCTCCCCAAAGAACGGATTGCCAAACGGTAGGAGTTTCTCTTCCTTGAAACCTTCCTTTAGCATTTCCTGACGAATAAACTCATTTGGAACAATGATGTAGTCTGGTTCTATTGCAAACCTCTTTCTGTACCCGCCAAAGAAGTCCAGCATCCCTACTGTTAGAAGTCCTAATTGTTTTGCTGTCTCTGTTACCCTGTGACAGGTAGCGTTGACAGCTCCGTCCACCATCACAATATGAGGCTTTGTTGTTTCTAAAAACTCTAACAACTTCTCTTCCGTTTCAAACCTGTGTGTCTTTATGTCATTTTCTTGAAAAAGTCTTTCTATAACCTCTGATGTTGTCCCAGTAGTTATACTTGCCGGTATTCTGTCTTTTTCTCTGTATATTCCTCTGAAAAACTCCACACCAGCAGGGTGATTTAAAAAAACAAACAGTAGCTTCATGTTGCCCCCTTTTTTATCATTTGTTCTTCTTGTGTTCTTCTTGAAAAACTACTGGCAGAAAGATTTTTTAATGTATCTTCCGGGCTTTTGAGCCATCCTCACGCACAGCCCGAAGCAAAAAACTGCAACCTACCCTTTTGATTGATTCCTAAACAATAGCGAACAAATGTTCGTTATTTTTAGGTGTGTCCCTTCAAAAACAGCTTTTCCCATCTTGCTGTGGTCAGGGGTAGACCAAAAGCCCGGACGTGACTCTGTATAGAGTTGCAAATTGGCTCTCTGTCTGGCTTTTTGCCTCTTCCAAAAAGCTTAATTTTGTTTTTCTGTTTTGCTATATCCCCCCTTCTGAAATATCCATGAAAGCGGTTGCTTTTACCCTGTATTGAACGTTTTTGGACCGGCACATATTTTTTAATCGTCTTTAAATTTTGAGTGCTGATTTTGGGCTTTTATGCGTTTTTGTTTTTTCTCTGTTTCCTGAACCGCCAGCGAACCTCAATACCTGTGAGTTCTCTGTATTTGTCATAAAGTCGGTTCAGATTGTCATTTTCAATTTCCTGGACAAATAATTCTTTGCCACACCTGTTGCAACGTGGAACATATTCTTCAACGTTAACTTTTACCCCTTTGTACTCTTCTATGATTCTTTTTTCTATTGTATATTCAGTATACTCTCTGCAATTCTGACAATAAGCTTTATTCATAAACCCTCACCACCTACCATAAGATTTTTATAAAAGAGCAGGGATTAACTCCCTGCTTACTCAAAGTTTCTTTTGTCTATTACTGCGTGGCATCTGTAGTATTCTTCTATTTCGTACTCATCTTCTGAAAGTCGCTTGAATATTACTGTGATTTTGTATTTTTCTATATCGTAGTATGCTGCCTCTTCGCCTACCGGGGTATCGTCATTCTCTAAACACTCTAATACAAACTTGAGAACAAGGTCTTTATCAGGATATTCATCTTTGTCTTCTTCATCGCCTTCTGGCGAAGGGAAATTAGGGAAAAAGCATATCTTGACTTTTCTGCCGTTTGAAAGTGTATATTCTTTGAATTCTCTTGGTGTTTTGGGATTTAGGTATTCGTCGTATCTTATATACCAGTTGATGACATAAGAGTTGTCAGGTTCTTTTATGAGTTGAAATGCTAAGCCTTTTTCGTCATCGCTGAATGTGAAACTTGGATAAAATTCTCTGTCTAAATCAGTTCTCACTTCTCTCTTGTCAAGTTCGTATTGTTCTATTGTTTCGAGTGCAAGTTTAAGTATCTCAGGGTCTTCTTTGATTCTTTTTGCAAATCTTATCTTTCTCATCTTGGCTCAAGCCCCTTTCTATTTATTTTCTAAAACGCAAAAGGGTGGAAAGCAACCTAAGAGCTGTCTTCCCACAGCCCTTTTGCTTCCACCCTTTCGCCTCTCTCCTCTGTTTACTTTTTCACTCAAAAAATCTCTTGTCGATAATTACATCTGTCGGATACTTTGGTTTTACATCAGGTTTGTCTATTACTGTCTTTAGGTGTATTCTTATGTTCCCTTTTGATGTGCATTTTACTATTACTACTGGTGCAAACCATTTCGCTTGAATGATAATTTCTGTGCAGTGTGGATAATCAAGTATTTCCGGTGAAATTTGGAGAAGTTCTAAAATCTTCTCCTCTGGTATTTTTCTTGTAGCCCTTCTTATAGTGGAATGTGTCTTCCACACTAATTCGCATTCAATACCATCAATCGTGATTGTTCCCGGCAGTTCCTTTGCCATCTCTCCACTCCCCCCTTTGCAAACTTCTTTCGCTAACTTTTATTAGCTTACTTCCACACCAAGGGGGAGTTAGAGGGGGAGTGGAGTCTTCCTGCCTGCCGGAAACTTATCGCTTTCTAATCTTTATTATACCACATTTTTTCGATTTGCTACACAATTTTTTCTCTCTTGTTCTGCCCAGTTTGTATATGCTATTTCGTATGCTTCTTCTAAACTCCTGGTGCTTGTACCCACGCTGCGCTTGAAGTCTTTGTATAAAACTACGGTGTAGTATTCATGTTCTTTTTGTGTAATTGACAGATAACTCAAATGTATCTCTACATGAAATCCTTCTCTATGAAGATTTTGTAGTTTTTCAAACAATTCGTTTGACACAATCACACCCCCGAAAACAAAGTATGTGGCACAGGGCAGACTTGTGTGCGCCTGCCCTTACTTTGCTGCAAGTACAGCTTCTTTTAGGTCCTTTCCTGCTCTGAACGCTGCTACTTTCTTCGCAGGAATGACTATCTCCTGCTGGGTCTGTGGGTTTCTCCCTTTGCGCTCTGCACGCTCTCTTACCTCATTCGTGCAAAACATCCACTGCATAGTCCTCTGTACCGTGTGCTATGTATATGTGCTCTGTTACTTGTTCTAACTTTTCTTCTGGGAACGTGTTTGGCGATGGTGGCGTGATTGCTGCGTTCGATAAACTGTCGGCTTTCTTGTTCTTCTCCCTTGGTATCCACTTTCCTCGTACCCTGTTAAACTTCTCTATCAGTTCGGTAGCCTGCTCATACAACTCGTACAAATGCGGTTGGTTGATGTTCCAGCTGCCAAATACCTGATTTATGACAAGTTGACTGTCTCCCAAGACTTCTAACTCCTTTATACCCAGCTCCAAAGCCTTTTGCAATAATTCTATCAGCGCTAAATACTCTGCTTCGTTGTTTGTCCTTATCCCCAGTTCTCTGCTGTATTCCAGAATTGTATTGCCTTCAGGACTCATTATTACAATGCCTGCACCTGCTGGTCCAGGATTGCCTTTTGATGCTCCGTCAAAATAGCCTCTATACATCCTGTTCTCTCCTTTCTATCTGCTCCTGAGATTCCAGCACTCCAATTACTTGACCATCCTTAATAAGAAGCACATTTCCTTCTTGAACAACTACTGGAGAATCGTTTATGAAAACTACTGGCTCGCAGTATTTGCATTTTCTCAGGTCGTCGAATGCCCTGCAGTTGTTACAGGGTTCTGCCGGATAGATGTTAATGCAGCAGAAAAAGTCATCTTCCAACCCCAAATCAGGCTGGTATTCTATGCATTCCAGTTCCAGCATTCTTTTCTCTGCTTTCTCCCAGTAGCAATCCTGGTCGTGCAGTGCACGTTCGCAATAACTCACTTCTTCGTCCTGATAGAAATGTTTGCAGTACCTACAGTGTTCTGCAAAGTACCTGCTACTGTCCTGTACCATACAATAGACACGCTCCTTATCTTTTCTCAATCACATTATTTTTTTATACCGCACTTTTTGAATTTCTTACACAAAAATTAATCCTTTGTTTGTGTCCCACTTGCTTCGTATTCCTATTTTGAGCTGGGGATACTTCATCTTTAGTCTTTTAGCTTTGACCATTATGTCTTCTGGTACAGGTGGTTTGAATTTTTCCATTGCCTTTCCCACATATAATCTTAATGTCCAGAAAAGATTTTCGTTCTCGCATG
Proteins encoded in this region:
- a CDS encoding radical SAM protein, whose amino-acid sequence is MEKVVKKQLLYKTGVEYGDYALNHVLGCAHGCRYPCYAFLMNKRFRNITYEDWVKPKLVENTIELLELELPKLKGKAKYINMCFATDPLMYNQPEVIKLSCDVIALINSFGIPVKVLTKGVYTLDVAKVSSHPDNSFGITLVSLSEEFRKRFEPNAAPINERLKSLFAMHKCGFKTWVSIEPYPTPDIIEQDIDELLRSISFVDRIVFGRWNYGKLSYPEQEKFYREMASKVLEFGERKGIEIVIKKEVGFALEDRKN
- a CDS encoding DUF1640 domain-containing protein, which produces MEANTMPNQNSKSGKLSAITARLLDNKIDILRLELKQETANIRREINETRTELNAKINETRTELNTKINETKTEFNGKINELRAELRNEMADFKNENTKEFSSIKNEIAAIRNELAGIRNEIADIKNTFRWNTVGIIVALLMGFAGIIAAIIIPQMILNHH
- a CDS encoding DEAD/DEAH box helicase is translated as MLEVKINASYFHLRMTKFDETVLQCIKSLPFREYNPAEKTWLVPLFERDMLLEKFQKVGLTELELPEVSDDRYLGIELNLKLFKAKPYQHQIDGAKFLLFNRKCILADEMGCGKTLTAIIAAAHVPGPKLIVCPASLKLNWAKEIRTAFNEPPQISILETKKSVENAEWYIVNYDILEKYKYMITTTKPAVLILDEAHYIKAVSNSGKPDSKRAELALEIAKNAPYVFLLTGTPITSRPKDLYNLLKAIEHPLGKVKFFEYGKRYCNGKQIKIGSRYVWDFSGASNIKELHNFVKPYMLRRTKEQVIDLPPKIRHFMPVEVDLREYQQKLREYLSHSNATYAEELVMLNAMKKLLADQKIPHTIEFAENIIEEEGAIVIFTNYKSVIEALVGKFKNNCVVIDGSTPGHKRQEAVEAFQNGDVQVFVGNMQAAGVGITLTRAKSMIINDYDWVPATHVQAEDRIHRISQDSKVNIYYLYADGAEIEEHLVDTLEKKLRIIESIVDGERKRNIRNTSMLEDIIKKLKK
- a CDS encoding DUF6166 domain-containing protein, whose amino-acid sequence is MSSKCKRCGRPLKNPVYIEIGYGKVCAAKMGLLDYAKVQKNEQEPFIPFNGDIICRRTEHGPEVNIPHRYVKHSPTGFEWGYAGSGPADLALNALAMYIGREKAEKNGLYQEFKHEFIETMPYEGGVIKREQVLAWLRKKGYNLTAETN
- a CDS encoding polysialyltransferase family glycosyltransferase, whose product is MKLLFVFLNHPAGVEFFRGIYREKDRIPASITTGTTSEVIERLFQENDIKTHRFETEEKLLEFLETTKPHIVMVDGAVNATCHRVTETAKQLGLLTVGMLDFFGGYRKRFAIEPDYIIVPNEFIRQEMLKEGFKEEKLLPFGNPFFGEMLTYTPVFRKEFEKYIEKGKKNVLFVSQCFKEDGYKITQEEIFAKYILSRADSNTNIIVKPHPREDASWLSKYPVKVFSEAKNSYVYDFINYCDLVVGVNSTLLYVCYIRGIPFEPVKVEGLLEIDYTNPLIKPYRQPVEKIIEFLRQVLEK
- a CDS encoding ribonuclease HI family protein, giving the protein MYRGYFDGASKGNPGPAGAGIVIMSPEGNTILEYSRELGIRTNNEAEYLALIELLQKALELGIKELEVLGDSQLVINQVFGSWNINQPHLYELYEQATELIEKFNRVRGKWIPREKNKKADSLSNAAITPPSPNTFPEEKLEQVTEHIYIAHGTEDYAVDVLHE